One segment of Setaria viridis chromosome 4, Setaria_viridis_v4.0, whole genome shotgun sequence DNA contains the following:
- the LOC117851866 gene encoding uncharacterized protein, with the protein MSPDDISDDDVEALLAKFFRNYQGVPVIPGVLCQFDSWYGLQESRVLFGYLAQSEGEELVVADSEDEPSPLAKKRQVVRKRASVKSVSSSSLTREGSQSTKAVDATLGGDEATSGEVVATAKDAVSVAVVEDLPVGVPLVDSGAAPELAAPTPSATELLVLDQAVLGLPTGVADVAKSPVIAAGALLSDVITSGLGKNIVPLIDPVAPSTRPAVAERKRVQLPPWSSRDVEDTILVDTGVDSGPSTTLSGPLFDLTMDDAPEVDTSRLGAAIFMLQEVIRSAETPVVPSGSGGVPSSMSVGGTLALVVSKADEAGAPGAVSGGAPEP; encoded by the exons atgtctcctgatgacatatctgatgatgatgtggaggcgttgcTGGCGAAGTTCTTCAGGAATTATCAAGGGGTACCGGTTATTCCAGGAGTCCTTTGTCAATTTGACAGCTGGTATGGGCTGcaagag TCCCGGGTTCTTTTTGGTTATCTGGCGCAGTCTGAGGGGGAGGAGTTAGTTGTGGCTGACTCtgaagatgagccttctcctcttGCAAAAAAACGCCAAGTAGTTCGAAAGAGGGCTTCTGTGAAGTCTGTTTCGTCGTCGAGTTTGACCCGTGAAGGGtcgcagagtaccaag GCTGTCGATGCGACTCTTGGTGGTGACGAGGCTACTTCTGGCGAGGTAGTCGCTACCGCCAAGGATGCTGTTAGCGTTGCGGTTGTTGAAGATTTGCCAGTGGGGGTGCCGCTTGTAGACTCAGGAGCAGCTCCCGAGCTTGCAGCCCCGACACCGTCAGCTACCGAGTTGCTAGTCCTTGACCAGGCAGTTTTAGGTTTGCCTACTGGCGTGGCAGACGTCGCGAAGTCACCGGTGATTGCCGCTGGCGCCTTGTTGTCCGATGTTATCACCAGTG GACTTGGCAAAAATATTGTTCCTCTGATTGACCCTGTGGCGCCGAGTACTCGACCGGCAGTTGCTGAGAGGAAACGTGTACAATTGCCGCCGTGGTCATCTCG GGATGTGGAGGATACTATCCTTGTGGACACAGGAGTGGATTCTGGTCCTTCGACTACACTCTCTGGTCCCTTGTTTGATTTGACGATGGATGACGCGCCTGAGGTTGATACGAGTCGTCTTGGTGCCGCTATCTtcatgcttcaagaagttatcCGTTCAGCGGAGACCCCTGTGGTCCCTTCGGGTTCTGGGGGTGTGCCGTCTTCAATGTCTGTTGGTGGTACCCTGGCTTTAGTTGTGAGTAAAGCGGATGAGGCTGGTGCACCAG GTGCTGTTTCGGGTGGAGCTCCAGAACCTTAG